One region of Paenibacillus polymyxa M1 genomic DNA includes:
- a CDS encoding ABC transporter permease, whose protein sequence is MANLAKAAQRNVALGEQRTIRSKLDYIRKNYFLYVLLAPALILTILFKYVPMYGAIIAFKDFSPLKGIWGSDWVGLKYFTKFLDSPNFTDIFFNTLKLSFYGLVLGFPVPILLAVMLNQIRKAGLKKNIQLVLYAPNFISVVVIVGMLFIFLSPTGPLNQIIASVTGNPVIFMTEPEYFRWIYILSGIWQGAGWSSIIYVAALANVDPELHNAASLDGANLLQRIWHIDLPTIKPIMAIVFILAAGGIMSIGFEKAYLMQTSMNLPTSEIIPTYVYKVGLQSGNYAYSAAVGLFNSVINVVLLLTVNFIVKKLNEGEGLY, encoded by the coding sequence ATGGCCAACTTGGCTAAGGCAGCTCAGAGAAATGTCGCACTGGGGGAGCAAAGGACCATTCGCAGTAAATTAGACTATATTCGCAAGAACTATTTTCTTTACGTACTGCTGGCGCCTGCGCTGATTCTTACGATTCTTTTCAAGTATGTTCCGATGTACGGGGCGATTATTGCTTTCAAGGATTTTAGCCCGCTCAAGGGGATTTGGGGAAGTGACTGGGTTGGACTGAAATACTTCACTAAATTTTTAGACTCGCCTAATTTTACAGATATTTTCTTTAATACGCTGAAACTGAGCTTCTATGGACTTGTACTCGGATTTCCTGTACCGATCCTGTTGGCGGTCATGCTGAATCAAATCCGCAAGGCGGGATTGAAAAAGAATATCCAGCTTGTTTTGTACGCTCCTAATTTTATTTCGGTCGTTGTCATTGTGGGTATGCTGTTTATTTTCTTGTCTCCGACAGGGCCCCTGAATCAAATCATTGCGTCGGTGACCGGCAATCCTGTGATCTTTATGACAGAGCCTGAATATTTTCGCTGGATTTATATCCTGTCTGGAATTTGGCAGGGGGCGGGGTGGTCTTCAATCATTTATGTAGCTGCGCTAGCTAATGTTGATCCCGAGCTGCATAATGCAGCAAGTCTGGACGGAGCCAACCTGCTTCAGCGCATATGGCATATTGATTTGCCGACGATTAAACCCATTATGGCGATTGTTTTTATCTTGGCAGCAGGAGGAATCATGTCGATCGGGTTTGAGAAGGCGTATCTCATGCAGACATCCATGAACTTGCCTACTTCTGAAATCATTCCTACCTATGTGTATAAAGTCGGCTTGCAATCCGGCAATTACGCCTATTCTGCAGCGGTCGGGCTGTTCAATTCGGTGATTAATGTGGTTTTGCTGCTGACTGTTAACTTTATCGTCAAGAAGCTCAATGAGGGAGAAGGGCTTTATTAG
- a CDS encoding ABC transporter substrate-binding protein yields MKTVKTASFAALAAILVLSGCGSSNSSNESDATDVNGKVTLNFLTQSSPLAPADPNDKLINKRLEEKTGIHIRWKNFTSDQFVEKRNLAIASGDLPDAVFDAGYSDYDLLKLAKDGVIIPVEDLIEQHMPNFKKVLEQSPEYKAMLTAPDGHIYSFPWIEELGTGKEAIQSVDDLPWINVEWLNKLGLSMPTTTEELKQVLIAFKTKDPNGNGQADEIPLSFIDKPGGEDLAFLYGAFGLGENWDHTVVTNDGKVVFTAADNGYKEAIKYIHDLYKEGLVDIESSQQDWNTYLAKGKDHRYGLYFTWDKANITGPNKKYDLMPPLAGPDGRVNVTRTNGIGFDRGRMVITSANKKLEATAKWIDQLYDPIQSIQNNWGTYGDTKQKNIFEYDEAKGMLKHLPLEGSAPVEIRQKTNIGGPLAVLDEYYGKYTTQPEDATWRLGLLKKVMVPHMQADHNYPKVFFSIDELDRLSTIETDLFAYVLRKRTEWYQNGKVEEEWPEYLQELNSLGLQEWLQIKQAGYDRNASK; encoded by the coding sequence ATGAAAACAGTCAAAACTGCCTCATTTGCCGCACTGGCGGCGATCTTAGTTCTTTCCGGCTGCGGCAGCAGCAATTCCTCTAATGAGAGCGATGCAACAGATGTGAATGGAAAAGTGACGCTCAACTTTTTAACCCAAAGCTCTCCACTCGCTCCGGCAGACCCGAACGACAAGCTGATCAACAAACGGCTGGAAGAAAAAACAGGCATTCATATCCGTTGGAAGAATTTTACCAGTGATCAGTTTGTGGAAAAAAGGAATCTGGCTATTGCCAGCGGTGATTTACCGGATGCAGTGTTCGACGCGGGCTACTCGGATTACGATTTGCTCAAGCTGGCCAAAGACGGTGTCATTATTCCGGTGGAGGATTTGATTGAACAACATATGCCGAATTTTAAAAAGGTATTGGAGCAATCCCCGGAATATAAAGCGATGTTGACTGCGCCGGATGGACATATTTATTCCTTTCCGTGGATTGAAGAATTGGGAACAGGAAAAGAAGCGATCCAGTCCGTAGATGATTTGCCATGGATTAATGTGGAGTGGCTGAACAAGCTGGGCTTGTCCATGCCGACAACGACCGAAGAGCTGAAGCAGGTCTTGATTGCCTTTAAAACAAAGGACCCCAACGGCAACGGGCAGGCGGACGAGATTCCGTTATCGTTTATAGACAAACCCGGCGGCGAGGATTTGGCCTTTTTATACGGGGCGTTTGGGCTTGGAGAGAACTGGGATCATACAGTAGTGACGAACGATGGGAAAGTCGTTTTTACGGCAGCGGATAACGGATATAAGGAAGCCATCAAATATATTCATGATTTATACAAGGAAGGGCTGGTGGACATAGAGTCTTCCCAGCAGGATTGGAACACTTATCTGGCCAAAGGGAAGGATCACCGCTATGGTCTGTACTTTACATGGGATAAGGCTAATATTACAGGCCCGAATAAAAAATACGATCTCATGCCGCCGCTGGCTGGACCGGATGGACGTGTGAATGTTACACGGACGAATGGCATCGGCTTCGATCGCGGGCGCATGGTGATCACCAGTGCTAATAAGAAGCTGGAAGCGACCGCCAAGTGGATTGACCAGCTGTATGATCCGATCCAGTCCATACAGAACAACTGGGGAACTTATGGGGATACGAAGCAGAAAAATATCTTTGAGTATGATGAGGCAAAGGGAATGTTGAAGCATCTGCCGCTGGAAGGCTCGGCTCCGGTGGAAATCAGACAAAAGACGAACATTGGCGGACCGTTAGCTGTATTGGATGAATACTACGGAAAATACACAACCCAGCCAGAAGATGCGACATGGCGATTGGGTTTGCTCAAAAAGGTGATGGTTCCCCATATGCAAGCAGATCATAATTACCCTAAGGTGTTTTTCTCTATAGATGAGCTGGACCGCTTATCGACCATTGAAACCGATCTATTCGCCTACGTTCTCCGCAAACGTACGGAATGGTACCAGAATGGCAAGGTCGAAGAGGAGTGGCCGGAATATTTGCAGGAACTGAACAGTCTGGGATTACAGGAATGGTTGCAAATCAAACAGGCGGGCTATGACAGAAACGCAAGTAAATGA
- a CDS encoding RNA polymerase sigma factor, giving the protein MQATIPGDQQDKHSQIELAVERVKAGEQQAYEIIIRQFERQMYTYCFYILKNHEATEDAVQDIFIRAYENLHQYSRQTSFSAWLYKMAYHHLMNIKKKHSRWLRLVQQVKEQDPIVQVSPYKSVIEELLTYLTPEERHILLLKAVEQYSFEEISNIMGLKSATIRKKYERLRRKLLDHRSKGGLVNGQTPNTTL; this is encoded by the coding sequence TTGCAGGCAACCATCCCCGGGGATCAACAGGATAAACACAGCCAGATTGAGCTGGCCGTAGAGCGCGTCAAGGCTGGTGAACAGCAGGCTTACGAAATCATTATTCGACAATTCGAGCGGCAGATGTACACCTACTGCTTCTATATTTTGAAGAATCATGAAGCCACAGAGGACGCTGTTCAGGACATTTTCATCAGAGCCTATGAGAATCTTCATCAATACAGCAGACAAACCAGCTTCTCGGCATGGCTATACAAAATGGCCTACCATCACTTAATGAACATCAAAAAGAAGCACAGCCGCTGGCTCAGACTGGTTCAACAAGTTAAGGAACAAGATCCAATCGTCCAAGTATCACCTTATAAAAGCGTAATTGAAGAACTCCTGACTTATCTTACACCGGAAGAGCGTCATATTCTGCTGCTGAAGGCTGTTGAGCAATACAGCTTTGAGGAGATTAGCAACATCATGGGTTTGAAGTCGGCAACCATCCGCAAAAAATATGAGCGGCTTCGGCGCAAGCTGCTGGACCACAGAAGCAAAGGAGGACTTGTTAATGGACAAACGCCCAACACCACCTTATGA
- a CDS encoding glycoside hydrolase family 32 protein, with the protein MNVVRQEKYRPSYHFSPKNGWMNDPNGMVYFEGRYHLFYQHHPFGTTWGPMHWGHAVSTDLVNWEERPIALEPDGLGTIFSGSAVVDERDTSGFFEGKPGLVAIFTHHYSLPNTDQIRQYQSLAYSTDSGESWIKYAGNPVLEDEHCIDFRDPKVFWHEPTEQWVMVLACGQTVRIYHSPNLKEWVFASEFGHGIGSHDGVWECPDLFPLWVDGERSQVKWVMLVSIGDHPEIREGSRTQYFTGEFDGTTFVADVESEKVRWLDYGRDNYAGVCWSDIPAEDGRRLFMGWMSNWRYANQTPTERWRGAMSIPRELALETRKGTVALIQRPVRELEGLRTPVLSLTEPSWEEVRNALSALQLDCYELVAEFATTGDFGFKVRVSDEQETLVGYTSAAQEVYVDRTRSGCSDFHEDFAVRHGTSLGILPDRMDIRLYVDRSSIEVFFDRGQVAITDLIFPDAEAKGLEIFPSEEQDTLFSLELYALK; encoded by the coding sequence ATGAACGTTGTTAGGCAAGAGAAATACCGCCCATCCTATCACTTTTCACCGAAAAACGGATGGATGAATGATCCGAACGGAATGGTTTATTTTGAAGGACGTTATCATTTGTTTTATCAGCATCATCCATTCGGCACAACGTGGGGTCCTATGCATTGGGGGCATGCGGTCAGTACTGATTTGGTGAACTGGGAGGAGCGGCCGATTGCTTTGGAGCCGGATGGGCTAGGAACGATTTTTTCCGGGAGCGCCGTGGTGGATGAGCGGGATACGTCCGGTTTTTTTGAAGGCAAGCCGGGTTTGGTAGCTATTTTCACTCATCATTATTCGCTTCCAAACACGGATCAGATACGCCAATACCAGAGCCTCGCCTATAGTACAGATTCAGGTGAAAGCTGGATTAAATATGCGGGCAACCCGGTACTGGAGGATGAGCATTGCATTGATTTTCGTGACCCCAAAGTGTTCTGGCATGAGCCTACAGAGCAGTGGGTGATGGTGCTGGCCTGCGGTCAGACGGTTCGAATCTATCATTCTCCGAATCTGAAGGAATGGGTGTTTGCCAGTGAATTTGGACACGGCATCGGTAGCCATGACGGTGTGTGGGAATGTCCGGATTTATTTCCGTTATGGGTTGATGGGGAGAGGTCACAGGTAAAGTGGGTTATGCTCGTAAGTATCGGTGATCATCCGGAGATTCGGGAAGGGTCCAGAACACAGTATTTTACGGGTGAATTTGATGGGACGACATTTGTGGCAGATGTGGAAAGTGAAAAAGTCCGCTGGCTCGATTATGGCAGAGATAACTACGCAGGTGTGTGCTGGTCGGATATCCCGGCAGAGGACGGACGACGCCTGTTTATGGGCTGGATGAGCAACTGGAGATATGCCAATCAGACCCCGACGGAACGCTGGAGAGGTGCCATGTCCATTCCGCGTGAACTCGCACTGGAAACGAGAAAGGGCACAGTGGCACTTATTCAGCGCCCTGTTCGGGAACTGGAGGGATTAAGAACTCCTGTCCTGTCACTCACAGAGCCATCTTGGGAGGAAGTGCGGAACGCATTGTCTGCCCTGCAACTGGATTGCTACGAACTTGTGGCTGAATTTGCAACTACCGGAGACTTTGGCTTTAAGGTGCGGGTATCGGATGAACAAGAGACACTCGTCGGTTATACTTCCGCCGCGCAGGAAGTATACGTCGACCGGACACGGTCAGGCTGTTCGGATTTTCATGAAGACTTTGCAGTCAGACATGGGACCTCACTAGGAATCTTACCAGATCGAATGGACATCCGCCTCTATGTGGATCGCTCGTCTATTGAAGTGTTTTTCGATCGCGGACAGGTAGCCATTACCGATTTAATATTTCCTGACGCAGAAGCTAAGGGGCTTGAAATATTCCCATCGGAAGAGCAGGACACTTTATTTTCGCTGGAGCTTTATGCGCTGAAATGA
- a CDS encoding substrate-binding domain-containing protein — protein sequence MKKEKVTIQDIADALGISRNTASKAINGSDSIPVDTRNKVIKKAIELKYKQFAYVETDSIIPRNQGNIALFTCNLPNSSHFGSFLISGLEKRISAEGYNLSIHIVRENETQAGTLPNNFEASKVDGIICIEMFDPQYSELVTSLGLPTIFIDCSVDIFCPDLKADLLLMENEHSVYFVTKSLIDRGFARIGFAGDYKHCKSFNERWVGYNRALIEAGLSVDLSCCIVDQDRNFFSESDWMDKQLEGMSALPSAFVCANDFIAVSVMKALKNKNLKIPEDIAVFGFDNAPESRIVEPHLSTVHIYNNEMGITAAEMLLARVKDPSRPYQITHIRTEPIFRESTPTLQ from the coding sequence ATGAAGAAAGAAAAAGTCACCATTCAAGACATTGCTGATGCTTTGGGAATCTCCCGAAACACCGCATCCAAAGCGATTAACGGTAGTGACAGCATCCCGGTTGATACTCGGAACAAGGTCATTAAAAAAGCGATCGAGCTCAAATATAAGCAATTTGCCTATGTGGAAACAGACAGCATCATCCCTAGGAACCAAGGTAACATTGCCCTGTTTACATGCAATCTGCCGAACAGCTCGCATTTTGGCTCCTTTCTGATCAGTGGGCTGGAAAAAAGAATAAGTGCAGAAGGGTATAATTTGTCGATTCATATTGTGCGGGAAAACGAAACCCAAGCGGGAACACTTCCTAATAATTTTGAAGCCTCCAAGGTTGACGGAATCATTTGTATTGAAATGTTCGATCCACAGTATAGTGAGCTCGTTACGAGTTTGGGATTGCCCACAATCTTTATTGATTGCTCGGTGGACATTTTTTGTCCTGATTTGAAAGCGGATTTATTGTTGATGGAAAATGAACATAGCGTTTATTTTGTTACCAAAAGCCTGATTGATCGTGGATTTGCGCGGATCGGTTTTGCTGGGGATTATAAACATTGCAAAAGCTTCAACGAGCGGTGGGTTGGATATAACCGTGCTTTAATCGAAGCAGGCCTAAGTGTGGATTTATCTTGCTGCATCGTTGATCAGGACCGAAATTTTTTCTCCGAATCAGATTGGATGGATAAACAATTGGAGGGTATGAGCGCGCTTCCGTCCGCGTTCGTATGCGCCAATGATTTTATCGCCGTCAGTGTCATGAAAGCGCTCAAAAATAAAAACTTGAAAATCCCTGAAGATATTGCTGTGTTTGGGTTTGATAACGCTCCTGAATCCCGGATTGTGGAGCCTCATTTATCCACTGTGCATATCTACAACAACGAAATGGGGATTACGGCGGCTGAGATGCTATTGGCACGGGTCAAAGATCCTTCCAGACCTTATCAGATTACGCATATCAGAACAGAGCCGATATTTAGAGAATCGACTCCGACATTGCAGTAG
- a CDS encoding rhamnogalacturonan lyase yields the protein MAQRKGAWRKGTLTAALAAMLAMTGTTGGVAAEDLSEPTLQAESSIAVEQNRSGSIQLEKLDRGLVAAATQEGVFLSWRLLAQEVNGYGSTGLTGADFNVYRDGKKIATVTDSTNYLDKEGTGNAVYRVASVVKGKEKDRSAKVKPWQQGYYELPLQKPADGVTPAGESYTYSANDMSVGDVDGDGQYEFFVKWDPSNSKDVSQKGYTGNTYVDAYTFEGKLLYRIDLGVNIRSGAHYTQMMVYDFDGDGKAELMFKTAPGTKTITFDKKGKPKKEKYITLPREDRKAGITHKDDYRLSRTDYYEHVVNMFMNWTKYEEVVKGQWPATLEECFGIAPKYSYPLSRKDAESLTDYFMDVYAPVRSDKNKLREFEGFIVDGPEYLTIFKGKTGTELETIRYEPERHDDGLMWGDYAMARIEPANRVDRFLAGVAYLDGRKPYAVFARGYYTRSTLVTYTWDGRHLQKHWMVDSGWAPMTNPFNDSPHGRDGTDPKFGTLTTQGAHSLSAADVDGDGKDEIVYGSATIDHDGSLLYSSFDVMPPESAIPGQTARLGHGDALHVTDIDPDRPGKEIFMVHEGGTYAPYGDSLRDAKTGKVLYGGYSGKDTGRGMVGDIDPDQRGLETWAIGLWTAAGKQLDTKMPGTNMSIKWAADMTTQIVNGAIDVTPTIEDWKRGTLLTASGTKTNNYTKGTPSLVADIFGDWREEMLVRTADSSAIRIYLSTEPTTHKLYTLMHDPQYRADVARQNTGYNQPSYTSFYFASDMDWANVPIPKLYTPRALMNEESSDEADEIEATEVDEKEVDEMKVEETSIDETKVDETEIGAKEIEGESVAPVVPVVPAEGL from the coding sequence ATGGCTCAAAGGAAAGGCGCATGGCGAAAGGGAACCTTGACCGCCGCGTTGGCAGCAATGCTGGCGATGACGGGTACGACTGGGGGAGTGGCTGCAGAAGACTTGTCCGAACCCACGCTGCAGGCAGAATCATCAATCGCAGTAGAACAGAATCGTAGCGGCAGCATTCAGTTGGAAAAGCTGGATCGCGGACTGGTGGCTGCGGCGACGCAAGAGGGTGTATTTTTAAGCTGGCGGTTATTGGCCCAAGAAGTGAACGGCTACGGTTCAACAGGGCTGACAGGAGCGGACTTTAACGTATACCGTGATGGCAAGAAAATCGCAACGGTGACGGACAGCACCAATTATCTGGATAAGGAAGGAACCGGAAATGCGGTGTACAGGGTCGCTTCAGTCGTTAAAGGGAAAGAGAAGGATCGCAGTGCCAAAGTGAAGCCATGGCAGCAGGGTTATTATGAGCTTCCTCTGCAAAAGCCTGCTGATGGCGTAACACCCGCAGGTGAATCCTATACGTATTCGGCCAACGATATGAGTGTGGGGGATGTGGACGGAGACGGCCAATATGAATTTTTTGTAAAATGGGACCCATCCAACTCCAAAGATGTATCTCAGAAGGGTTATACCGGAAATACGTATGTCGATGCGTATACGTTCGAGGGCAAGCTACTGTATCGAATTGACCTCGGTGTGAATATTCGCTCAGGTGCGCACTATACACAGATGATGGTGTATGATTTTGACGGCGATGGCAAAGCCGAGCTGATGTTCAAGACGGCTCCAGGGACCAAAACGATTACTTTTGATAAAAAGGGCAAACCCAAGAAAGAAAAATATATTACCCTGCCCCGTGAGGATCGCAAAGCTGGAATTACACATAAGGATGATTATCGTTTGAGCCGCACGGATTATTATGAGCATGTGGTGAACATGTTTATGAATTGGACGAAGTATGAAGAAGTGGTCAAGGGGCAGTGGCCTGCTACGCTGGAGGAGTGTTTTGGTATTGCTCCAAAGTACAGCTACCCGTTATCCCGAAAGGATGCGGAAAGCCTGACGGATTACTTTATGGATGTGTATGCTCCTGTGCGGAGCGACAAAAACAAGCTGAGAGAATTTGAAGGCTTCATTGTGGATGGGCCGGAGTATTTGACCATTTTCAAAGGAAAAACGGGGACTGAGCTGGAGACGATTCGCTATGAGCCAGAGCGCCATGACGACGGTCTTATGTGGGGAGACTATGCTATGGCCCGGATTGAACCTGCTAACCGCGTGGATCGGTTTCTGGCAGGGGTAGCATATCTGGACGGACGTAAACCATATGCCGTATTTGCACGTGGCTATTATACGCGTTCCACCTTGGTCACTTACACGTGGGATGGTCGTCATCTCCAAAAACATTGGATGGTGGACAGTGGTTGGGCGCCAATGACCAATCCGTTTAATGATAGCCCACACGGACGGGATGGAACGGACCCGAAATTCGGCACTTTGACTACACAAGGAGCACATTCGCTGAGTGCGGCAGACGTGGATGGAGATGGCAAAGACGAAATTGTATATGGCTCCGCCACGATTGACCATGATGGTAGCCTACTGTACAGCTCATTTGATGTTATGCCTCCTGAAAGCGCAATTCCGGGCCAAACCGCCAGATTGGGACACGGCGACGCGCTGCATGTGACCGATATTGACCCTGATCGGCCAGGAAAAGAAATCTTTATGGTGCATGAAGGCGGCACCTATGCTCCTTATGGTGATTCGCTGCGGGATGCCAAAACGGGCAAAGTCCTCTACGGTGGATATTCCGGCAAGGATACAGGCCGTGGGATGGTCGGTGACATAGACCCGGATCAGCGAGGACTGGAGACTTGGGCCATAGGCTTGTGGACCGCTGCGGGCAAACAATTGGATACGAAGATGCCGGGTACCAATATGAGTATCAAATGGGCGGCTGATATGACCACACAAATCGTGAACGGGGCGATCGACGTAACCCCAACCATTGAAGATTGGAAACGAGGCACATTACTAACCGCATCAGGCACCAAAACGAACAATTATACCAAAGGAACGCCATCGTTGGTCGCTGACATTTTCGGAGATTGGCGTGAGGAAATGCTTGTCCGTACAGCGGATAGCTCAGCGATTCGTATCTATTTGAGTACCGAGCCCACAACGCATAAATTGTACACGTTGATGCATGACCCGCAGTATCGTGCGGATGTGGCGCGTCAAAATACCGGCTATAACCAGCCGTCCTACACAAGCTTTTACTTTGCATCCGATATGGATTGGGCGAACGTGCCCATTCCCAAGCTCTACACACCAAGAGCCTTGATGAATGAAGAGAGCAGTGACGAAGCGGATGAGATAGAGGCAACGGAGGTAGATGAAAAAGAAGTCGATGAAATGAAAGTTGAAGAAACGAGCATCGATGAAACGAAAGTTGATGAAACAGAAATAGGAGCGAAGGAAATAGAGGGAGAGTCAGTAGCTCCAGTAGTTCCTGTAGTTCCAGCAGAGGGTCTATAA
- a CDS encoding carbohydrate ABC transporter permease — MHVKHSNLDRFILGVNYIVLTLAVLIIVVPLGYIVIASFMDPTVLLSKGLSFRISDWSVEGYRKILSNPAMLRGFANSVFYSSCFALISVTVSICAGYALSVNSLVGRNFFMTLFIITMFFSGGLIPTYLLVKNLGMLDTVWAILLPGAINVWDLILARTFFKGVPNELKEAANVDGASDWTIFFRIVLPLSKPIIFVIALYAFVGQWNSYFDAMIYLDNAQLHPLQLVLRSILIQNQTMPGMISDQLAMAELKRLSEMIKYSSIVISSLPLLVMYPFFQKYFEKGVMVGSLK; from the coding sequence ATGCATGTCAAACATTCTAATCTGGACCGCTTCATCCTAGGTGTGAATTATATTGTGCTCACTCTAGCTGTATTGATTATCGTAGTTCCCTTAGGTTATATCGTCATAGCATCGTTTATGGACCCGACCGTTTTGTTAAGCAAAGGGCTATCCTTCCGTATTTCGGATTGGAGTGTGGAGGGTTATCGGAAAATTTTGTCCAACCCGGCGATGCTCCGTGGATTTGCCAATTCGGTGTTCTATTCTTCATGCTTCGCCTTGATCTCTGTGACGGTTTCGATTTGTGCTGGCTATGCCTTATCGGTGAACAGCTTGGTAGGGCGGAATTTCTTTATGACATTGTTTATCATCACCATGTTTTTCAGTGGAGGGCTGATTCCAACTTACCTGCTGGTCAAAAATTTAGGGATGCTGGATACCGTATGGGCCATTCTTCTTCCCGGTGCAATCAATGTGTGGGATCTGATTTTGGCCCGAACGTTCTTTAAAGGTGTACCCAATGAATTAAAAGAAGCTGCCAACGTGGACGGAGCCTCGGACTGGACCATATTTTTCAGAATCGTGCTCCCGCTGTCCAAACCCATTATTTTTGTCATTGCGCTATATGCCTTTGTCGGTCAGTGGAATTCTTATTTTGATGCCATGATTTATCTGGATAATGCACAGCTGCATCCACTTCAATTGGTGCTGAGATCCATCCTGATCCAAAATCAGACGATGCCTGGCATGATTAGTGATCAATTGGCAATGGCAGAACTGAAACGTCTTTCGGAAATGATCAAATATTCATCAATTGTCATCTCCAGTCTTCCGCTACTTGTGATGTATCCCTTTTTCCAAAAGTATTTTGAAAAGGGCGTTATGGTCGGCTCCTTAAAATAA